A region of the Pseudomonas asiatica genome:
TACTGCCCAGCCAGCACCAGGTAGTCGATCACTGCCGTGGCCTTTTCGCACAGGTCGTCAAAGCCAAGCACCACCCGCCGGCCATCGACGGCCAGCGCGCGCAGCGGGCGCTTGTTCACTTCCAGCATCACCGGCTGCGGCTCGGGCACCTTCAGCGCCTGGCGCTGCGCTGCATTGCCCGGCCACACATAGTGGCCCCGGGTAAAGCGCTGATGCTCGCGGTTGGCCGGCAGGCTGCGGAAATCGGTATCGCCACCCACTTCCAGCACTTCCATCGCGCTGTTGATCAGGCGGATCACCGGCAGGAAACGTTCGTGGTACAGCGGGTTGGGCAGCAGCCCTTCGGGTGCATAGTTGGACGTCACCAGCAGGAACACGCCGCGGCTGAACAACGCATTGAACAGCCGGGTGAGCAGCATGGCATCGCCAATGTCGTGCACATGGAATTCGTCGAAGCACAGCACCTGGCAATCGCCCACCAGCTCGTCGAGGGTCGCGCCCAATGCGTCGTCCAGCGCCCGGTTGCGGTGCATGCCCTGGTGCAGGCGGGCGAAGAAGTCATGGAAGTGCAGGCGCAGCTTGGCCTGCACCGGCACCGCCTGGAAAAACCCATCGAGCAGCCAGCTCTTGCCCCGGCCTACCGAACCGTACAGGTACAGGCTGCGCGGCTGGCCTTGTTCGAGCTGCGCCAGTTGTTCGGCCATGCAGTGGATCACCCGGCGTTGGCCGTCGCTGAGCTGGTAACCGCGGCTGTGCGCCTTGTCCTCGAACCAGCCGAGCAGTTCGCTCTGGTTGGCGGCGGCGCCGCGCAGGCGTTGGCCAAGCTGGCGTAGCGGGGTAGGGATCCAGGCAGGCAAAAGCAAAGCTCCTTGGGCGATGGCGGGGCAGCGTGCAGCTTGCCCGAGGGCGGCCATTTTGACCAATACAGAAAGTGCGCGGCAATCATCGCCTGATGAGATAGGTTTGCCATGGCAGGCGTACAGTAGATGCTGGAGCCGATGCGAGGAGGGGCGAGCATGCACGCCGACCATGATCTGCAGCGTTTCGTCGAGGCGCAGAACCCT
Encoded here:
- the zapE gene encoding cell division protein ZapE, encoding MPAWIPTPLRQLGQRLRGAAANQSELLGWFEDKAHSRGYQLSDGQRRVIHCMAEQLAQLEQGQPRSLYLYGSVGRGKSWLLDGFFQAVPVQAKLRLHFHDFFARLHQGMHRNRALDDALGATLDELVGDCQVLCFDEFHVHDIGDAMLLTRLFNALFSRGVFLLVTSNYAPEGLLPNPLYHERFLPVIRLINSAMEVLEVGGDTDFRSLPANREHQRFTRGHYVWPGNAAQRQALKVPEPQPVMLEVNKRPLRALAVDGRRVVLGFDDLCEKATAVIDYLVLAGQYDEWIIDGLDDLSECSLAAQQRFVNLVDVLYDQDRQVLVIGKRPLEESLGGPLADLMRTRSRLGQLHQVGP